The Verrucomicrobiota bacterium genome includes the window CCGGCCCGCCGAGACGCCGATGTAGGGCGGGTCGCCCCCGGCCCGCCGAGACGCCGATGTAGGGCGGGTCGCCCCCGGCCCGCCGAGATGTCGATGTAGGGCGGGTCGCCCTCGGCCCGCCGTCCGGTCCGTCCGGGCTCTGCCGCGAGAACTCCTCCAAACGCCCCATCCGCCGGATGAATGCCCCCTCGACGAGAAAGGCCTCTTATCCGAGAATCTGGGGTGAGAACCATCGGCGCGACGCCGATGCTACGCGAGCACCACGGGCATCTTGCCCGTGTCCCTGGGCGGGCTAGGGGAGGTGCCGGCCCATCGAGCTGACAATGAAACCGGAGTGCAGCACGCCGCGCGTGCCGCGGAGCTGGTCGGCGACCTCGCAGATCTCGCCGCGCGAGCCGGCCACGGTGATGACCTCGAGGCAGCGGTCGTGGCTCAGGTGGTGGTGCAGGTTCGAGAGCACTTGGGCGCGCGTGTCGTGCTGGACCTCGCGCAGGCGGTCCGAGATCTCGCGCGCGTGGTGGTCGAAGAGCAGCACGACGACGGCGACCGCCTGGTCGCCCGCCTGCCATTCCTGCTCGACGAGCGCCTTGCGCACCAGGTCGCGGATCGCATGCGAGCGGTTCGGATACCGATGTGCCGCCACATATTCATCGAGCTTGGCAAGCAGCTCGCGCTCCATCGAGACGCCGACCCGTGCCACCTTCTCCATCGCCATGCCCTCACGTGTGTGGTCCACGGCC containing:
- the nikR gene encoding nickel-responsive transcriptional regulator NikR, encoding MEKVARVGVSMERELLAKLDEYVAAHRYPNRSHAIRDLVRKALVEQEWQAGDQAVAVVVLLFDHHAREISDRLREVQHDTRAQVLSNLHHHLSHDRCLEVITVAGSRGEICEVADQLRGTRGVLHSGFIVSSMGRHLP